The Pirellulaceae bacterium genome contains a region encoding:
- a CDS encoding SUMF1/EgtB/PvdO family nonheme iron enzyme: ITNNSITRNPGATWFLPNEDEWYKAAYYDPTLNSNAGGYFDFATRSDVAPTAELPAGGINSANYRYHAVQDTTAVGAYTSALSPYGTWDQSGNVWEWNEAIIDSSYRGSRGGSWDSYYSSLLSSSYRDYVEPANESKIDGFRVASLSSPASVPEPGSLAVWAVLGGIGLCWRRRRARAKCASNAS, from the coding sequence GAATTACGAACAACAGCATCACTCGTAACCCCGGTGCGACTTGGTTTCTTCCCAACGAAGATGAGTGGTACAAGGCGGCGTACTACGACCCCACGTTAAATTCTAATGCAGGCGGCTACTTTGACTTTGCGACCCGCAGCGACGTAGCGCCTACTGCAGAGTTACCTGCGGGCGGAATCAACTCAGCTAACTACCGTTATCACGCGGTCCAAGACACGACCGCAGTCGGTGCGTATACCAGTGCGCTGAGTCCGTACGGAACGTGGGACCAGTCGGGCAACGTCTGGGAGTGGAACGAGGCAATCATAGATTCGTCGTATCGCGGGAGCCGCGGCGGCAGCTGGGATAGCTACTACTCATCCCTCTTGTCGTCGTCGTACCGGGATTATGTCGAGCCGGCGAACGAGAGCAAAATCGACGGTTTTCGAGTCGCAAGTCTTTCCTCTCCCGCCAGTGTGCCAGAGCCCGGCTCGCTAGCCGTTTGGGCCGTGCTAGGTGGAATCGGTTTGTGTTGGCGAAGAAGGCGGGCGAGGGCGAAGTGTGCCTCTAACGCATCTTAG